Proteins from one Strix uralensis isolate ZFMK-TIS-50842 chromosome 14, bStrUra1, whole genome shotgun sequence genomic window:
- the LOC141949880 gene encoding protocadherin beta-15-like, with translation MAIARQVLCLAAFLSVPPARPEPLRYSVAEEGESGSVVANVAEDAGLAPAQLSARRARLASEDGRQRFRLDRGTGRLVVAERLDREELCGQSGTCTLPLELLLAEPLQFFRVEVAVEDINDHSPAFPEERVTLKIPERSDPGSRFPLEGARDLDVGSNGVQAYSIAPENEYFSVSFGSQSMDERYVELVLEKALDREEQAEVGFSLIAMDGGSPPRSGTTQIHIVVLDVNDNAPTFTQKLYIGQVLENSPEGSVVLSVVATDQDAGPNGDITYQFSQVVGQSHSAFVIDPVSGEIRLTEPLDFEAAETHELSVRATDGGGLSAICKVLVEVVDVNDNAPELVVSSFSSPLPENVLPGTVVALFAVKDRDAGANGKISCALEDQLSFSLRPAYKNYYELVTVSMLDREEMARYILTVTAADAGSPPLTTTQTFTVDISDVNDNAPVFNQTSYSMYVHENNVPTVLVGAVSASDADVGPNAKVTYSLAPAQPAEQPPCSCISVNSENGHVFVLRPLDYERVRQIEVSVSASDAGSPPLSANVTVRLLVVDENDNAPLVLYPAQDSSPASSELVPMSAEAGYLVTKVVAVDADSGQNSWLSYHLLRATDPGLFAVGAQSGEVRLRRPVTERDAVKQKLVVLVRDNGRPPLSATAALSALLLKDFSDVRLPHSSLATEDEGGSLTTYLIISLVFVSLLFLVSTAAFVTRKVCKRKELKGAHVLYGTGHLQSSLADAAAAGTLPHAYCYEISLTTGSGNSEFKFLKPIVPSLPPQHCAMGGGTNDDLDFPRGPMAVEDTAPEDPGMLSAEQFNSLSFN, from the coding sequence ATGGCGATCGCAAGGCAAGTGCTCTGTCTCGCTGCTTTCCTCTCCGTGCCGCCCGCTCGCCCCGAGCCCCTCCGCTACTCCGTAGCCGAGGAGGGCGAGAGCGGCTCCGTGGTAGCCAACGTGGCGGAGGACGCGGGGCTGGCCCCGGCGCAGCTCTCGGCTCGCCGCGCCCGCCTGGCCTCGGAGGACGGCCGGCAGCGCTTTCGCTTAGACCGCGGCACCGGCCGCCTCGTCGTGGCGGAGAGGCTGGACCGGGAGGAGCTGTGCGGGCAGTCCGGGACGTGCACGCTCcccttggagctgctgctggccgaGCCCCTGCAGTTCTTTCGGGTCGAGGTGGCCGTGGAGGACATCAACGACCACTCGCCCGCTTTCCCGGAGGAACGAGTCACTTTGAAGATCCCGGAAAGGAGCGACCCGGGCTCGCGTTTCCCGCTGGAGGGGGCTCGGGACCTGGATGTTGGCAGCAACGGCGTCCAGGCTTACAGCATCGCTCCCGAGAACGAGTACTTTAGTGTCTCCTTCGGGAGTCAGAGTATGGATGAAAGATATGTGGAACTGGTGTTGGAAAAGGCGCTAGACCGAGAGGAGCAGGCAGAAGTGGGTTTTAGTCTCATCGCCATGGACGGGGGCTCTCCACCCAGGAGCGGGACCACCCAAATCCACATTGTCGTTCTGGATGTCAATGACAACGCTCCTACATTCACACAGAAGCTGTACATTGGGCAGGTTTTGGAGAACTCCCCAGAGGGCTCTGTGGTTCTCAGTGTGGTGGCAACCGATCAGGACGCAGGACCTAATGGGGACATCACCTATCAGTTCAGCCAAGTGGTGGGCCAGAGCCACTCAGCATTTGTGATTGACCCTGTGAGTGGTGAAATTCGACTCACGGAGCCTCTGGACTTTGAGGCAGCAGAGACTCACGAGCTCAGTGTGCGGGCCACGGATGGCGGGGGCCTCTCAGCAATCTGCAAGGTGTTGGTGGAGGTGGTGGATGTGAATGACAACGCACCAGAGCTGGTGGTGAGTTCCttcagcagccccctccccgagAACGTGTTACCCGGGACAGTGGTCGCCCTCTTTGCTGTCAAGGACCGGGATGCCGGTGCCAATGGGAAGATCTCCTGTGCCCTCGAGGACCAGCTGTCGTTCTCCCTGCGGCCGGCCTATAAGAATTACTACGAGCTGGTGACCGTGAGCATGCTGGACCGGGAGGAGATGGCTCGGTACATCCTCACTGTCACAGCAGCAGACGCAGGGTCACCTCCTCTCACGACCACCCAGACCTTCACAGTGGACATCTCCGATGTCAACGACAACGCGCCTGTCTTCAACCAGACATCGTACAGCATGTACGTGCATGAGAACAACGTCCCCACGGTGCTCGTTGGAGCCGTCAGCGCCTCGGATGCTGACGTGGGGCCCAATGCCAAGGTGACCTAttccctggccccagcccagcccgcagagcagcctccctgctcctgcatctCCGTGAACTCTGAGAACGGGCACGTGTTTGTGCTGCGGCCCCTGGACTACGAGCGGGTGAGGCAGATCGAGGTCTCGGTGAGCGCCTCCGATGCAGGGAGTCCTCCTCTCAGTGCCAATGTCACTGTCCGCCTGCTTGTGGTGGACGAGAACGACAATGCGCCGCTGGTGCTGTACCCAGCCCAGGACAGCAGCCCAGCGTCCAGCGAGCTGGTGCCCATGTCAGCTGAGGCAGGCTACCTCGTCACCAAGGTGGTGGCCGTCGACGCTGACTCGGGGCAGAACTCGTGGCTCTCGTACCACCTGCTGAGGGCCACTGACCCCGGGCTGTTTGCGGTGGGTGCCCAAAGCGGGGAGGTGCGTCTGAGGAGGCCCGTGACAGAGAGGGACGCCGTGAAGCAGAAGCTCGTCGTCCTGGTGCGAGACAACGGGCGGCCACCGCTGTCAGCCACTGCTGCACTGAGCGCACTCCTGCTCAAGGACTTCTCAGACGTGcgcctgccccacagcagcctggCCACGGAGGACGAGGGTGGCTCCCTGACCACCTATTTAATCATTTCCTTGGTCTTCGTCTCACTCCTCTTCCTTGTGTCCACAGCAGCCTTTGTCACTCGCAAGGTGTGCAAGAGAAAGGAGCTGAAGGGTGCGCACGTGCTTTATGGCACCGGGCActtgcagagcagcctggctgATGCGGCCGCTGCGGGGACCCTGCCCCACGCCTATTGCTATGAGATCAGCCTCACCACGGGCTCGGGCAACAGCGAGTTCAAGTTCCTGAAGCCCATCGTCCCCAGCCTGCCACCACAGCACTGTGCCATGGGCGGAGGCACCAATGATGATCTCGATTTCCCCCGTGGCCCTATGGCCGTGGAGGACACGGCACCAGAGGACCCAGGGATGCTCTCTGCGGAACAGTTCAATAGTCTTTCCTTTAACTAG
- the LOC141949588 gene encoding protocadherin beta-15-like → MAIARQVLCLAAFLSVPPARPEPLRYSVAEEGESGSVVANVAEDAGLAPAQLSARRARLASEDGRQRFRLDRGTGRLVVAERLDREELCGQSGTCTLPLELLLAEPLQFFRVEVAVEDINDHSPAFPEERVTLKILETSNPGSRFPLEGARDLDVGSNGVQAYSIAPENEYFSVSFGSRSNGDKYVELVLEKALDREEQAEVGFSLIAVDGGSPPRSGTTQIHIVVLDVNDNAPVFTEERYTAQVLENSPEGSVVLSVVATDQDAGPNGDITYEFSQVVGQSHSAFVIDPVSGEIRLTKPLDFEAAETHELSVRATDGGGLSAICKVLVEVVDVNDNAPELVLSSFSSPLPENVLPGTVVALFAVKDRDAGANGKISCALEDQLSFSLRPAYKNYYELVTVSVLDREETARYILTVTAADAGSPPLTTTQTFTVDISDVNDNAPVFNQTSYSMYVHENNVPTVLVGAVSASDADVGPNAKVTYSLAPAQPAEQPPCSCISVNSENGHVFVLRPLDYERVRQIEVSVSASDAGSPPLSANVTVRLLVVDENDNAPLVLYPAQDSSPASSELVPMSAEAGYLVTKVVAVDADSGQNSWLSYHLLRATDPGLFAVGAQSGEVSLRRPVTERDAVKQKLVVLVRDNGRPPLSATAALSALLLKDFSDVRLPHSSLATEDEGGSLTTYLIISLVFVSLLFLVSTAAFVTGKVCKRKELKGEHVLYGTGHLQSGLADATAAGTLPHAYCYEISLTTGSGNSEFKFLKPIVPSLPPQHCAMGGGTDDDLDFPGGPMAVEDTAPEDPGTLSAEQFNSLSFN, encoded by the coding sequence ATGGCGATCGCAAGGCAAGTGCTCTGTCTCGCTGCTTTCCTCTCCGTGCCGCCCGCTCGCCCCGAGCCCCTCCGCTACTCCGTAGCCGAGGAGGGCGAGAGCGGCTCCGTGGTAGCCAACGTGGCGGAGGACGCGGGGCTGGCCCCGGCGCAGCTCTCGGCTCGCCGCGCCCGCCTGGCCTCGGAGGACGGCCGGCAGCGCTTTCGCTTAGACCGCGGCACCGGCCGCCTCGTCGTGGCGGAGAGGCTGGACCGGGAGGAGCTGTGCGGGCAGTCCGGGACGTGCACGCTCcccttggagctgctgctggccgaGCCCCTGCAGTTCTTTCGGGTCGAGGTGGCCGTGGAGGACATCAACGACCACTCGCCCGCTTTCCCGGAGGAACGAGTCACTTTGAAGATCCTGGAAACGAGCAACCCGGGCTCGCGTTTCCCGCTGGAGGGGGCTCGGGACCTGGATGTTGGCAGCAACGGCGTCCAGGCTTACAGCATCGCTCCCGAGAACGAGTACTTTAGTGTCTCCTTCGGGAGTCGGAGTAATGGAGACAAATATGTGGAACTGGTGTTGGAAAAGGCGCTAGACcgagaggagcaggcagaggtgggTTTTAGTCTCATTGCCGTGGACGGGGGCTCTCCACCCAGGAGCGGGACAACCCAAATCCACATTGTCGTTCTGGATGTCAATGACAACGCTCCCGTCTTCACAGAGGAGCGGTACACTGCACAGGTTTTAGAAAACTCCCCAGAGGGCTCTGTGGTTCTCAGTGTGGTGGCAACTGATCAGGACGCAGGACCTAATGGGGACATCACCTATGAGTTCAGCCAAGTGGTGGGCCAGAGCCACTCAGCATTTGTGATTGACCCTGTGAGTGGTGAAATTCGACTTACAAAACCTCTGGACTTTGAGGCAGCAGAGACTCACGAGCTCAGTGTGCGGGCCACGGATGGCGGGGGCCTCTCAGCAATCTGCAAGGTGTTGGTGGAGGTGGTGGATGTGAATGACAACGCACCAGAGCTGGTGCTGAGTTCCttcagcagccccctccccgagAACGTGTTACCCGGGACAGTGGTCGCCCTCTTTGCTGTCAAGGACCGGGATGCTGGTGCCAATGGGAAGATCTCCTGTGCCCTCGAGGACCAGCTGTCGTTCTCCCTGCGGCCGGCCTATAAGAATTACTACGAGCTGGTGACCGTGAGCGTGCTGGACCGGGAGGAGACGGCTCGGTACATCCTCACTGTCACAGCAGCAGACGCGGGGTCACCTCCTCTCACGACCACCCAGACCTTCACAGTGGACATCTCCGATGTCAACGACAACGCGCCTGTCTTCAACCAGACATCGTACAGCATGTATGTGCATGAGAACAACGTCCCCACGGTGCTCGTTGGAGCCGTCAGCGCCTCGGATGCTGACGTGGGGCCCAATGCCAAGGTGACCTAttccctggccccagcccagcccgcagagcagcctccctgctcctgcatctCCGTGAACTCTGAGAATGGGCACGTGTTTGTGCTGCGGCCCCTGGACTACGAGCGGGTGAGGCAGATCGAGGTCTCGGTGAGCGCCTCCGATGCAGGGAGTCCTCCTCTCAGTGCCAATGTCACTGTCCGCCTGCTTGTGGTGGACGAGAACGACAATGCGCCGCTGGTGCTGTACCCAGCCCAGGACAGCAGCCCAGCGTCCAGCGAGCTGGTGCCCATGTCAGCTGAGGCAGGCTACCTCGTCACCAAGGTGGTGGCCGTCGACGCTGACTCGGGGCAGAACTCGTGGCTCTCGTACCACCTGCTGAGGGCCACTGACCCCGGGCTGTTTGCGGTGGGTGCCCAAAGCGGGGAGGTGAGTCTGAGGAGGCCCGTGACGGAGAGGGACGCCGTGAAGCAGAAGCTTGTCGTCCTGGTGCGAGACAACGGGCGGCCACCGCTGTCAGCCACTGCTGCACTGAGCGCACTCCTGCTCAAGGACTTCTCAGACGTGcgcctgccccacagcagcctggCCACGGAGGACGAGGGTGGCTCCCTGACCACCTATTTAATCATTTCCTTGGTCTTCGTCTCACTCCTCTTCCTCGTGTCCACAGCAGCCTTTGTCACTGGCAAGGTGTGCAAGAGAAAGGAGCTGAAGGGTGAGCATGTGCTTTATGGCACTGGGCACTTGCAGAGCGGCCTGGCTGATGCGACCGCTGCGGGGACCCTGCCCCACGCCTATTGCTATGAGATCAGCCTCACCACGGGCTCGGGCAACAGCGAGTTCAAGTTCCTGAAGCCCATCGTCCCCAGCCTGCCACCACAGCACTGTGCCATGGGCGGAGGCACCGATGATGATCTCGATTTCCCCGGTGGCCCTATGGCCGTGGAGGACACGGCACCAGAGGACCCAGGGACGCTCTCTGCAGAACAGTTCAATAGTCTTTCCTTTAACTAG
- the LOC141949875 gene encoding protocadherin beta-15-like — protein MAIARQVLCLAAFLSVPPARPEPLRYSVAEEGESGSVVANVAEDAGLAPAQLSARRARLASEDGRQRFRLDRGTGRLVVAERLDREELCGQSGTCTLPLELLLAEPLQFFRVEVAVEDINDHSPAFPEERVTLKILERSDPGSRFPLEGARDLDVGSNGVQAYSIAPENEYFSVSFGSRIKGKKYLELVLEKALDREKQAEVGFSLIAMDGGSPPRSGTTQIHIVVLDVNDNAPIFTEELYIGQVLENSPEGSVVLSVVATDQDAGPNGDITYEFSQVVGQSHSAFVIDPVSGEIRLTKPLDFEAAETHELSVRATDGGGLSAICKVLVEVVDVNDNAPELVVTSFSSPLPENVLPGTVVALFAVKDRDAGANGKISCALEDQLSFSLRPAYKNYYELVTVSVLDREETARYILTVTAADAGSPPLTTTQTFTVDISDVNDNAPVFNQTSYSMYVHENNVPTVLVGAVSASDADVGPNAKVTYSLAPAQPAEQPPCSCISVNSENGHVFVLRPLDYERVRQIEVSVSASDAGSPPLSANVTVRLLVVDENDNAPLVLYPAQDSSPASSELVPMSAEAGYLVTKVVAVDADSGQNSWLSYHLLRATDPGLFAVGAQSGEVRLRRPVTERDAVKQKLVVLVRDNGRPPLSATAALSALLLKDFSDVRLPHSSLATEDEGGSLTTYLIISLVFVSLLFLVSTAAFVTRKVCKRKELKGAHMLYGTGHLQSSLADAAAAGTLPHAYCYEISLTTGSGNSEFKFLKPIVPSLPPQHCAMGGGTDDDLDFPRGPMAVEDTAPEDPGMLSAEQFNSLSFN, from the coding sequence ATGGCGATCGCAAGGCAAGTGCTCTGTCTCGCTGCTTTCCTCTCCGTGCCGCCCGCTCGCCCCGAGCCCCTCCGCTACTCCGTAGCCGAGGAGGGCGAGAGCGGCTCCGTGGTAGCCAACGTGGCGGAGGACGCGGGGCTGGCCCCGGCGCAGCTCTCGGCTCGCCGCGCCCGCCTGGCCTCGGAGGACGGCCGGCAGCGCTTTCGCTTAGACCGCGGCACCGGCCGCCTCGTCGTGGCGGAGAGGCTGGACCGGGAGGAGCTGTGCGGGCAGTCCGGGACGTGCACGCTCcccttggagctgctgctggccgaGCCCCTGCAGTTCTTTCGGGTCGAGGTGGCCGTGGAGGACATCAACGACCACTCGCCCGCTTTCCCGGAGGAACGAGTCACTTTGAAGATCCTGGAAAGGAGCGACCCGGGCTCGCGTTTCCCGCTGGAGGGGGCTCGGGACCTGGATGTTGGCAGCAACGGCGTCCAGGCTTACAGCATCGCTCCCGAGAACGAGTACTTTAGTGTCTCCTTCGGGAGTCGGATTAAGGGCAAGAAGTATTTGGAACTGGTGTTGGAAAAGGCGCTAGACCGAGAGAAGCAGGCAGAGGTGGGTTTCAGTCTCATTGCCATGGACGGGGGCTCTCCACCCAGGAGTGGCACCACTCAAATCCACATTGTCGTTCTGGATGTCAATGACAATGCTCCCATCTTCACAGAGGAGCTGTACATTGGGCAGGTTTTGGAGAACTCCCCAGAGGGCTCTGTGGTTCTCAGCGTGGTGGCAACCGATCAGGACGCAGGACCTAATGGGGACATCACCTATGAGTTCAGCCAAGTGGTGGGCCAGAGCCACTCAGCATTTGTGATTGACCCTGTGAGTGGTGAAATTCGGCTTACAAAACCTCTGGACTTTGAGGCAGCAGAGACTCACGAGCTCAGTGTGCGGGCCACGGACGGCGGGGGGCTCTCAGCAATCTGCAAGGTGTTGGTGGAGGTGGTGGATGTGAATGACAACGCACCGGAGCTGGTGGTCACTTCCttcagcagccccctccccgagAACGTGTTACCCGGGACGGTGGTCGCCCTCTTTGCTGTCAAGGACCGGGATGCTGGTGCCAATGGGAAGATCTCCTGTGCCCTCGAGGACCAGCTGTCGTTCTCCCTGCGGCCGGCCTATAAGAATTACTACGAGCTGGTGACCGTGAGCGTGCTGGACCGGGAGGAGACGGCTCGGTACATCCTCACTGTCACAGCAGCAGACGCGGGGTCACCTCCTCTCACGACCACCCAGACCTTCACAGTGGACATCTCCGATGTCAACGACAACGCGCCTGTCTTCAACCAGACATCGTACAGCATGTACGTGCATGAGAACAACGTCCCCACGGTGCTCGTTGGAGCCGTCAGCGCCTCGGATGCTGACGTGGGGCCCAATGCCAAGGTGACCTAttccctggccccagcccagcccgcagagcagcctccctgctcctgcatctCCGTGAACTCTGAGAACGGGCACGTGTTTGTGCTGCGGCCCCTGGACTACGAGCGGGTGAGGCAGATCGAGGTCTCGGTGAGCGCCTCCGATGCAGGGAGTCCTCCTCTCAGTGCCAATGTCACTGTCCGCCTGCTTGTGGTGGACGAGAACGACAATGCGCCGCTGGTGCTGTACCCAGCCCAGGACAGCAGCCCAGCGTCCAGCGAGCTGGTGCCCATGTCAGCTGAGGCAGGCTACCTCGTCACCAAGGTGGTGGCCGTCGACGCTGACTCGGGGCAGAACTCGTGGCTCTCGTACCACCTGCTGAGGGCCACTGACCCCGGGCTGTTTGCGGTGGGTGCCCAAAGCGGGGAGGTGCGTCTGAGGAGGCCCGTGACGGAGAGGGACGCCGTGAAGCAGAAGCTCGTCGTCCTGGTGCGAGACAACGGGCGGCCACCGCTGTCAGCCACTGCTGCACTGAGCGCACTCCTGCTCAAGGACTTCTCAGACGTGcgcctgccccacagcagcctggCCACGGAGGACGAGGGTGGCTCCCTGACCACCTATTTAATCATTTCCTTGGTCTTCGTCTCACTCCTCTTCCTTGTGTCCACAGCAGCCTTTGTCACTCGCAAGGTGTGCAAGAGAAAGGAGCTGAAGGGTGCGCACATGCTTTATGGCACCGGGCActtgcagagcagcctggctgATGCGGCCGCTGCGGGGACCCTGCCCCACGCCTATTGCTATGAGATCAGCCTCACCACGGGCTCGGGCAACAGCGAGTTCAAGTTCCTGAAGCCCATCGTCCCCAGCCTGCCACCACAGCACTGTGCCATGGGCGGAGGCACCGATGATGATCTCGATTTCCCCCGTGGCCCTATGGCCGTGGAGGACACGGCACCAGAGGACCCAGGGATGCTCTCTGCGGAACAGTTCAATAGTCTTTCCTTTAACTAG
- the LOC141949651 gene encoding protocadherin beta-15-like, whose product MAIARQVLCLAAFLSVPPASPEPLRYSVAEEGESGSVVANVAEDAGLAPAQLSARRARLASEDGRQRFRLDRGTGRLVVAERLDREELCGQSGTCTLPLELLLAEPLQFFRVEVAVEDINDHSPAFPEERVTLKILETSDPGSRFPLEGARDLDVGSNGVQAYSIAPENEYFSVSFGSQSMDEKYVELVLEKALDREEQAEVGFSLIAKDGGSPPRSGTTQIHIVVLDVNDNAPKFTQKLYTAQVLENSPEGSVVLSVVATDQDAGPNGDITYQFSQVVGQSHSAFVIDPVSGEIRLTKPLDFEAAETHELSVRATDGGGLSAICKVLVEVVDVNDNAPELVVSSFSSPLPENVLPGTVVALFAVKDRDAGANGKISCALEDQLSFSLRPAYKNYYELVTVSVLDREETARYILTVTAADAGSPPLTTTQTFTVDISDVNDNAPVFNQTSYSMYVHENNVPTVLVGAVSASDADVGPNAKVTYSLAPAQPAEQPPCSCISVNSENGHVFVLRPLDYERVRQIEVSVSASDAGSPPLSANVTVRLLVVDENDNAPLVLYPAQDSSPASSELVPMSAEAGYLVTKVVAVDADSGQNSWLSYHLLRATDPGLFAVGAQSGEVRLRRPVTERDAVKQKLVVLVRDNGRPPLSATAALSALLLKDFSDVRLPHSSLATEDEGGSLTTYLIISLVFVSLLFLVSTTAFVIRKVCKRKELTGEHVLYGTGHLQSSLADAAAAGTLPHAYCYEISLTTGSGNSEFKFLKPIVPSLPPQHCAMGGGTDDDLDFPRGPMAVEDTAPENPGTLSAEQFNSLSFN is encoded by the coding sequence ATGGCGATCGCAAGGCAAGTGCTCTGTCTCGCTGCTTTCCTCTCCGTGCCGCCCGCTAGCCCCGAGCCCCTCCGCTACTCCGTAGCCGAGGAGGGCGAGAGCGGCTCCGTGGTAGCCAACGTGGCGGAGGACGCGGGGCTGGCCCCGGCGCAGCTCTCGGCTCGCCGCGCCCGCCTGGCCTCGGAGGACGGCCGGCAGCGCTTTCGCTTAGACCGCGGCACCGGCCGCCTCGTCGTGGCGGAGAGGCTGGACCGGGAGGAGCTGTGCGGGCAGTCCGGGACGTGCACGCTCcccttggagctgctgctggccgaGCCCCTGCAGTTCTTTCGGGTCGAGGTGGCCGTGGAGGACATCAACGACCACTCGCCCGCTTTCCCGGAGGAACGAGTCACTTTGAAGATCCTGGAAACGAGCGACCCTGGCTCGCGTTTCCCGCTGGAGGGGGCTCGGGACCTGGATGTTGGCAGCAACGGCGTCCAGGCTTACAGCATCGCTCCCGAGAATGAGTACTTTAGTGTCTCCTTCGGGAGTCAGAGTATGGATGAAAAATATGTGGAACTGGTCCTGGAAAAGGCGCTAGACcgagaggagcaggcagaggtgggTTTCAGTCTCATTGCCAAGGACGGGGGCTCTCCACCCAGGAGTGGCACCACCCAAATCCACATTGTCGTTCTGGATGTCAATGACAACGCTCCCAAATTCACACAGAAGCTGTACACTGCACAGGTTTTGGAGAACTCCCCAGAGGGCTCTGTGGTTCTCAGTGTGGTGGCAACCGATCAGGACGCAGGACCTAATGGGGACATCACCTATCAGTTCAGCCAAGTGGTGGGCCAGAGCCACTCAGCATTTGTGATTGACCCTGTGAGTGGTGAAATTCGACTTACAAAACCTCTGGACTTTGAGGCAGCAGAGACTCACGAGCTCAGTGTGCGGGCCACGGATGGCGGGGGGCTCTCAGCAATCTGCAAGGTGTTGGTGGAGGTGGTGGATGTGAATGACAACGCACCAGAGCTGGTGGTGAGTTCCttcagcagccccctccccgagAACGTGTTACCCGGGACGGTGGTCGCCCTCTTTGCTGTCAAGGACCGGGATGCTGGTGCCAATGGGAAGATCTCCTGTGCCCTCGAGGACCAGCTGTCGTTCTCCCTGCGGCCGGCCTATAAGAATTACTACGAGCTGGTGACCGTGAGCGTGCTGGACCGGGAGGAGACGGCTCGGTACATCCTCACTGTCACAGCAGCAGACGCGGGGTCACCTCCTCTCACGACCACCCAGACCTTCACAGTGGACATCTCCGATGTCAACGACAACGCGCCTGTCTTCAACCAGACATCGTACAGCATGTACGTGCATGAGAACAACGTCCCCACGGTGCTCGTTGGAGCCGTCAGCGCCTCGGATGCTGACGTGGGGCCCAATGCCAAGGTGACCTAttccctggccccagcccagcccgcagagcagcctccctgctcctgcatctCCGTGAACTCTGAGAACGGGCACGTGTTTGTGCTGCGGCCCCTGGACTACGAGCGGGTGAGGCAGATCGAGGTCTCGGTGAGCGCCTCCGATGCAGGGAGTCCTCCTCTCAGTGCCAATGTCACTGTCCGCCTGCTTGTGGTGGACGAGAACGACAATGCGCCGCTGGTGCTGTACCCAGCCCAGGACAGCAGCCCAGCGTCCAGCGAGCTGGTGCCCATGTCAGCTGAGGCAGGCTACCTCGTCACCAAGGTGGTGGCCGTCGACGCTGACTCGGGGCAGAACTCGTGGCTCTCGTACCACCTGCTGAGGGCCACTGACCCCGGGCTGTTTGCGGTGGGTGCCCAAAGCGGGGAGGTGCGTCTGAGGAGGCCCGTGACGGAGAGGGACGCCGTGAAGCAGAAGCTCGTCGTCCTGGTGCGAGACAACGGGCGGCCACCGCTGTCAGCCACTGCTGCACTGAGCGCACTCCTGCTCAAGGACTTCTCAGACGTGcgcctgccccacagcagcctggCCACGGAGGACGAGGGTGGCTCCCTGACCACCTATTTAATCATTTCCTTGGTCTTCGTCTCACTCCTCTTCCTCGTGTCCACAACAGCCTTTGTCATTCGCAAGGTGTGCAAGAGAAAGGAGCTGACGGGTGAGCACGTGCTTTATGGCACCGGGCActtgcagagcagcctggctgATGCGGCCGCTGCGGGGACCCTGCCCCACGCCTATTGCTATGAGATCAGCCTCACCACGGGCTCGGGCAACAGCGAGTTCAAGTTCCTGAAGCCCATCGTCCCCAGCCTGCCACCACAGCACTGTGCCATGGGCGGAGGCACCGATGATGATCTCGATTTCCCCCGTGGCCCTATGGCCGTGGAGGACACGGCACCAGAGAACCCAGGGACGCTCTCTGCGGAACAGTTCAATAGTCTTTCCTTTAACTAG